The following coding sequences lie in one Bacteroidota bacterium genomic window:
- a CDS encoding class I SAM-dependent methyltransferase, whose product MEHNAVAENKGSEVCPLCGDDKANVFHETKDYFLTKEEFSVLECPTCRHLYTYPWPERHNLSKYYQSENYLSHKEKPESMFEILYDRVRWFNLRVKFSQSAKGLQKGKLLDYGCGRGDFAGLASKRGWECYGLEQDDEARTFAKQRHKITVFAPGETDGIQAGSFRLITMFHVLEHLPDVDTTFKNIHNWLEPTGRLIIALPNPDSYDACHYEKYWAAWDVPRHLHHFRSEVIIRVAEKHGLIFEKTYPMYWDAFFVAALSEQYKGSRNKWIRAASLGLKSNIRALFSGQFSSLIYQFRKSL is encoded by the coding sequence GTGGAACATAACGCGGTAGCTGAAAACAAAGGCTCAGAAGTTTGCCCCCTTTGTGGGGATGATAAAGCAAATGTGTTTCATGAAACAAAAGATTATTTCCTTACAAAAGAGGAATTCTCTGTCCTTGAATGCCCGACTTGCCGGCATTTATATACCTATCCATGGCCCGAGCGCCACAATCTTTCGAAATATTACCAATCTGAAAATTATTTGAGCCACAAAGAGAAGCCCGAGTCTATGTTTGAAATACTGTATGACCGGGTGCGTTGGTTCAACCTCAGGGTAAAATTCAGCCAATCTGCAAAGGGTCTTCAAAAAGGAAAACTTCTCGACTATGGTTGCGGACGAGGCGATTTTGCAGGCCTGGCTTCAAAACGTGGTTGGGAGTGTTACGGCCTCGAACAGGATGATGAGGCAAGAACTTTTGCAAAACAGCGCCATAAAATAACTGTTTTCGCTCCGGGGGAAACCGATGGTATTCAAGCCGGGTCTTTCCGATTGATTACTATGTTTCATGTGTTGGAACATCTACCGGATGTCGATACCACCTTCAAAAACATACACAATTGGTTGGAACCAACTGGCAGATTGATTATAGCATTGCCAAACCCGGATTCCTATGATGCCTGCCATTATGAAAAGTATTGGGCTGCCTGGGATGTTCCCCGTCACCTGCATCATTTCCGAAGCGAAGTCATAATCCGTGTTGCTGAAAAGCACGGATTGATTTTCGAGAAAACCTATCCCATGTACTGGGATGCTTTCTTTGTTGCGGCCTTAAGCGAACAATATAAGGGAAGTCGCAACAAATGGATCAGAGCTGCATCACTTGGCCTGAAATCAAATATCCGTGCATTGTTTTCCGGACAATTCTCCAGCCTGATCTATCAGTTCAGGAAAAGTTTATGA
- the mnmG gene encoding tRNA uridine-5-carboxymethylaminomethyl(34) synthesis enzyme MnmG, translating into MLFDTYDVVVVGAGHAGSEAAAAAANMGSKVLLITMNMQTIAQMSCNPAMGGIAKGQIVREIDALGGYSGLVTDRTMIQFRMLNKSKGPAMWSPRAQSDRMLFAAEWRRMLEQTPNVHFWQDTVSGILVKDGRVVGVRTSMGQEIPARAVVLTNGTFLNGIIHIGEKSFGGGRMGEKASRGITEQLVELGFRASRMKTGTPVRIDGRSIDFSRLVEQKGDEDVRGFSFLEKQELPRQMSCWIAHTSKKVHDTLRLGFHLSPMFTGRIEGIGPRYCPSIEDKIDRFSGKDSHQLFAEPEGWNTIEYYLNGFSSSLPDYIQLKALRLIEGFENARIFRPGYAIEYDYFPPEQLKHTLETKLIENLFFAGQINGTTGYEEAAAQGIIAGINAHRKVNELDEFKLGRDEAYIGVLIDDLITKGVDEPYRMFTSRAEHRILLRQDNADARLTEKGYKIGLASEERYQKFLEKQGHINALINLLSDISVTPEDINGILEARGTSPLQTRQKLSALLLRPQLGIFDLLPFFRSHWQIPDTHERFTEMLESAEIEVKYAGYIEKEREMAEKLKRLEHIRMNPDFDYHALQSLSFEAREKLSKIRPQTLGQASRISGISPSDISVLAIFLGR; encoded by the coding sequence ATGCTATTTGATACTTATGATGTAGTTGTGGTAGGTGCAGGGCATGCAGGCTCAGAGGCTGCTGCTGCCGCTGCTAATATGGGCAGCAAGGTGCTGCTCATCACCATGAACATGCAAACTATTGCGCAAATGTCGTGCAATCCTGCCATGGGCGGAATCGCAAAAGGGCAGATCGTGAGGGAAATTGATGCATTGGGTGGTTACTCCGGACTGGTTACCGACCGCACCATGATTCAATTCAGGATGCTAAATAAATCTAAAGGACCGGCCATGTGGAGTCCGCGCGCCCAAAGCGACCGCATGCTTTTTGCTGCAGAATGGAGGCGTATGCTCGAACAAACGCCAAATGTCCATTTTTGGCAGGATACTGTTTCGGGTATTCTGGTCAAGGACGGTAGGGTAGTGGGTGTGCGCACATCCATGGGCCAGGAAATACCGGCCAGAGCCGTTGTGCTCACCAACGGCACTTTTCTGAACGGTATCATACATATCGGTGAGAAATCGTTTGGCGGAGGAAGAATGGGGGAGAAGGCAAGCCGTGGAATTACGGAGCAGCTCGTAGAACTTGGTTTTCGTGCCAGCAGGATGAAAACAGGCACTCCGGTGCGAATAGACGGCAGAAGCATCGATTTCAGCCGACTGGTAGAGCAAAAGGGCGATGAGGATGTGAGAGGATTCAGTTTCCTCGAAAAGCAGGAATTACCCCGGCAGATGAGCTGCTGGATTGCCCACACCTCGAAAAAAGTGCACGATACGCTTCGGCTTGGTTTCCACCTCAGTCCGATGTTCACCGGCCGGATCGAAGGAATTGGTCCGCGTTATTGTCCAAGCATTGAAGATAAAATTGACCGTTTCTCTGGCAAGGATTCCCACCAGTTGTTTGCTGAACCCGAGGGATGGAATACCATCGAATATTACCTCAACGGATTCAGCTCGTCCTTGCCCGATTATATTCAGCTCAAAGCCCTCCGTTTGATTGAGGGATTTGAGAATGCCAGGATTTTCCGGCCAGGATATGCCATCGAATATGATTATTTCCCACCTGAACAGCTAAAACATACGCTCGAAACAAAACTTATCGAAAACCTCTTTTTTGCTGGTCAGATTAATGGGACTACCGGTTATGAAGAAGCTGCCGCGCAAGGAATCATTGCCGGAATCAATGCACATCGGAAAGTGAACGAACTCGACGAATTTAAGCTTGGGCGCGATGAAGCCTACATCGGGGTATTGATTGACGATTTGATTACAAAAGGCGTGGACGAACCATACCGGATGTTTACCAGCAGGGCAGAGCACCGCATTCTGCTGAGGCAGGACAATGCTGATGCCCGTCTCACTGAAAAAGGATATAAAATAGGCCTGGCCAGCGAGGAACGTTATCAGAAGTTTTTAGAAAAGCAAGGGCATATCAACGCACTGATCAACCTGCTTTCGGACATTTCTGTGACCCCCGAGGACATTAACGGAATTCTGGAAGCACGTGGAACGAGTCCGCTACAAACCCGCCAGAAGCTTTCTGCCTTATTGCTCCGGCCGCAACTGGGCATATTTGATTTACTTCCTTTCTTCAGGTCACACTGGCAGATTCCCGATACCCACGAACGTTTCACGGAGATGTTGGAATCGGCCGAAATCGAGGTAAAATACGCTGGCTATATTGAGAAAGAAAGGGAAATGGCAGAAAAACTGAAGCGACTCGAACACATCCGCATGAATCCCGACTTCGACTATCATGCGCTGCAATCTTTGTCATTCGAAGCTCGCGAAAAACTCTCGAAGATCCGGCCACAAACCCTCGGACAGGCTTCGAGGATTAGCGGTATTTCGCCATCTGATATTTCCGTATTGGCCATATTTTTAGGACGTTAG
- a CDS encoding toxin-antitoxin system YwqK family antitoxin produces MKKLILLLFALFPLLVNAMQPDSVYTVLRFPSGAVSSEGWLVNGKPEGYWKNYYENGNLRSEGNRKNFQLDGLWKFYDEQGTLTLEINYQDGKRQGDRVVWLADVVIRENFENDVRQGLTRHFDRSGRLLKTIPYVNGLEDGTAFSYDTTGTIIEITQYRRGFITARERINRRDPEGRPNGLWKWFYDDGTLKAEGTFRNGLRNGFFKTYDRQGNLLTIEKYTDDVLEESAQEVARLEYRRDFWPDGKIKTEATYRQGVPEGIRREFDREGNITTSYIFKQGILQAEGILDASGLRQGFWKEFYPNGTIKSQGNYTNNLRTGPWEFYYPDGAIEQKGSYNNEGQPDGRWVWFYNNGELWREENYRQGKRDGLMTEYSPEGEVIAQGEYLDDLREGFWRIKTGRFTEEGNFSEGTRSGTWKYFYDDGSLAFEGGFREDLPHGNHISYHPNGRKAEEGNWLMGRRNGEWKIWNPDGTLVLSIQYLNGVERAYDGIRLADDEIVVPED; encoded by the coding sequence ATGAAAAAGTTGATTCTGTTACTTTTTGCTCTTTTCCCACTTCTGGTGAACGCCATGCAGCCCGATAGCGTCTATACTGTATTGCGTTTCCCCTCGGGTGCGGTTTCGAGCGAAGGTTGGCTGGTAAACGGCAAGCCGGAAGGCTATTGGAAAAACTATTACGAAAACGGGAACCTCAGATCGGAAGGTAACCGTAAAAACTTTCAACTCGACGGATTGTGGAAGTTTTACGACGAACAAGGTACGCTCACACTCGAGATCAACTATCAGGATGGCAAACGACAGGGAGACCGGGTCGTGTGGCTGGCCGATGTGGTGATCAGGGAAAATTTTGAAAACGATGTGCGCCAGGGGCTTACACGTCATTTCGACCGGTCAGGCAGGCTTTTGAAAACCATTCCCTATGTGAACGGACTCGAAGACGGAACAGCTTTCAGCTACGACACCACCGGCACCATTATTGAAATCACACAATACAGGCGGGGTTTTATCACTGCACGCGAACGCATCAACCGCCGCGACCCCGAAGGCAGGCCAAATGGTTTGTGGAAGTGGTTTTACGACGACGGCACACTGAAAGCGGAAGGTACTTTCCGAAACGGATTACGTAATGGATTCTTCAAGACCTACGACCGGCAAGGCAACTTGCTGACCATTGAAAAATATACCGACGACGTGCTCGAAGAAAGTGCGCAGGAGGTTGCCCGGCTTGAATACCGACGCGATTTCTGGCCTGATGGAAAAATAAAGACCGAGGCTACTTATCGTCAGGGGGTACCCGAAGGCATACGGCGCGAATTCGACCGCGAAGGCAACATCACCACATCCTACATCTTTAAGCAGGGCATCCTCCAGGCCGAAGGCATCCTCGATGCATCCGGCCTGCGTCAGGGATTCTGGAAAGAGTTCTACCCCAACGGGACCATCAAATCGCAGGGCAACTATACCAATAACCTGCGCACCGGACCATGGGAGTTTTACTATCCGGATGGCGCCATCGAACAAAAAGGCAGCTACAACAACGAAGGTCAGCCCGACGGACGATGGGTGTGGTTCTACAACAACGGGGAACTGTGGCGCGAAGAAAATTACAGACAAGGAAAGCGCGACGGACTGATGACAGAGTATAGTCCTGAAGGAGAGGTGATTGCACAAGGCGAATACCTCGACGACCTGCGCGAAGGATTCTGGCGAATCAAAACAGGCCGCTTTACCGAAGAAGGTAACTTCAGCGAAGGCACGCGCTCAGGCACGTGGAAATACTTTTATGACGACGGAAGCCTTGCTTTCGAAGGTGGCTTTCGTGAAGATTTGCCCCATGGCAACCACATCAGTTATCACCCCAACGGCCGCAAAGCCGAAGAAGGCAACTGGCTCATGGGTCGCCGCAACGGGGAATGGAAAATATGGAATCCCGATGGTACCCTGGTGTTAAGCATACAATACCTCAACGGAGTTGAACGTGCCTACGACGGCATCCGCCTCGCCGACGACGAAATAGTTGTTCCAGAAGACTGA
- a CDS encoding HAMP domain-containing histidine kinase produces MRTFFAPAERDSQDKVVKDYGMFRTFENLSDIVNGLPYIALILNKHRQLVFTNNYLVELLGAKDVKELLGLRPGELINCVHATENEGGCGTSESCRYCGAVNAIMECLRTGQRAQGECRITARQPDSTEISHDFFVSASPFSYKGEDYVILSFNDISNEKRRKLLEKIFFHDILNTAGGLRGFLEFLKTFPDSDDRDELLQIAMKLSNQMIDEITAQRELLAAEQGELVPHVETLNCHEILNETHRQIAHHPVASDKNIRIDTTDLQLKIITDPLLLRRVLLNMVKNALEASNEGQTVTLSYTPDFEQKTITFCVHNVGEMSPEVKAQIFQRSFSTKSSSRGVGTYSIKLLGEKYLKGKVSFTSTAAEGTTFRIALPMAP; encoded by the coding sequence ATGCGGACTTTTTTTGCACCCGCTGAGCGCGACAGTCAGGACAAAGTGGTTAAAGACTATGGAATGTTTCGCACATTCGAGAATCTGAGTGATATCGTTAACGGACTGCCATACATTGCCCTGATACTGAATAAGCACAGGCAATTGGTGTTCACCAACAACTACTTAGTTGAGTTGCTTGGAGCCAAAGATGTAAAAGAGTTGTTGGGTTTGCGGCCAGGCGAACTGATCAACTGTGTGCACGCTACCGAAAATGAGGGCGGATGCGGCACCTCGGAAAGCTGCAGATACTGTGGTGCGGTCAATGCAATCATGGAATGTCTGCGGACGGGTCAGCGTGCTCAGGGCGAATGCCGCATTACTGCACGTCAGCCGGATAGTACGGAGATCTCGCACGATTTTTTTGTTTCAGCATCTCCGTTCAGCTATAAGGGTGAGGATTATGTCATCCTTTCGTTCAACGACATAAGCAACGAAAAGCGCCGGAAACTGCTTGAGAAGATTTTCTTTCACGACATCCTGAACACAGCCGGGGGCCTCAGGGGATTTCTTGAATTTCTGAAAACATTTCCTGACAGCGACGACCGCGACGAGCTCCTTCAGATTGCCATGAAGCTGAGCAATCAGATGATTGATGAAATAACTGCCCAGCGTGAGCTTTTGGCTGCCGAACAGGGCGAGCTTGTTCCTCATGTCGAAACGTTGAATTGCCACGAAATCCTGAATGAGACACACAGGCAAATTGCACACCACCCGGTGGCCTCCGACAAAAATATCCGGATAGATACCACAGACCTGCAGCTCAAAATAATTACCGATCCTTTGCTGCTCAGGCGTGTGCTGCTGAATATGGTCAAGAATGCATTGGAAGCTTCAAATGAAGGTCAAACGGTCACACTCTCCTATACGCCTGATTTTGAGCAAAAAACTATCACTTTTTGCGTGCACAACGTGGGCGAAATGTCGCCTGAGGTCAAAGCGCAGATTTTTCAGCGCAGTTTTAGCACCAAAAGCAGCTCGCGGGGTGTGGGCACCTACAGCATCAAGCTGCTTGGCGAAAAATATCTGAAAGGAAAAGTCTCGTTCACTTCGACAGCTGCCGAAGGTACCACCTTCCGGATTGCACTTCCAATGGCGCCTTAG
- a CDS encoding PepSY-associated TM helix domain-containing protein produces MHTFVNQVGLAWFFFKTNCRQMSWRKWNRAIHRDFGYLFFGMTIVYALSGIALNHRNEWNPNFVVIEKAINEPPFEVRPDKEIVLEILEKYGVDDEYRKHYFPSENRLKVFLKGGTAEINLKTGSGQISITRKRLVFREVNYLHYNPVRTWTIVSDIYAGALILLALTGLLIPRGGDGLAGRGWWMTLIGILVPLWFIIYYLY; encoded by the coding sequence ATGCATACATTTGTAAACCAGGTCGGTTTGGCCTGGTTTTTTTTTAAAACTAACTGTCGTCAAATGAGTTGGAGAAAATGGAACAGGGCCATCCATCGCGATTTCGGCTACCTGTTTTTTGGGATGACCATCGTTTACGCCTTATCAGGCATAGCACTCAACCATCGCAACGAATGGAACCCGAATTTTGTAGTTATTGAAAAAGCCATCAATGAGCCGCCTTTTGAGGTGCGACCTGACAAAGAAATAGTGCTGGAAATACTTGAAAAGTATGGTGTGGACGATGAGTATCGTAAGCATTATTTCCCCTCCGAAAACCGGCTGAAAGTGTTTCTAAAGGGTGGAACAGCTGAAATCAACCTGAAGACAGGCAGCGGACAAATATCCATAACGCGGAAACGGCTGGTGTTTCGTGAAGTCAACTATCTGCATTACAATCCTGTACGCACCTGGACCATAGTTTCCGATATTTACGCGGGTGCGCTGATCCTGCTGGCCCTCACAGGCCTGTTGATCCCGCGTGGAGGCGATGGCCTCGCAGGTCGTGGATGGTGGATGACACTGATCGGAATACTCGTACCGCTTTGGTTTATAATCTATTATCTCTATTGA
- the ybeY gene encoding rRNA maturation RNase YbeY, which translates to MIRFQSIDLTLPAWFDTHKLVSWIEHIVSGEGKRVGELVFYLVSNSKILEINKQYLQHDYFTDIITFDLSQSPQILRGEIFISLEMVEENALLYNKSVENELNRVIIHGVLHLLGYDDHTEKDRSEMRAKEDVCLSLLA; encoded by the coding sequence ATGATACGATTTCAGAGCATTGACCTCACTTTACCTGCCTGGTTCGATACGCATAAATTGGTTTCGTGGATAGAGCATATTGTATCCGGTGAAGGTAAGAGGGTAGGGGAGCTGGTTTTTTATTTGGTAAGTAATAGCAAGATTCTGGAAATCAATAAGCAATACTTACAGCACGATTATTTTACGGATATAATCACCTTCGATTTGTCACAAAGCCCTCAAATACTTCGGGGAGAAATATTTATCAGCCTTGAAATGGTAGAGGAGAACGCCTTGCTTTATAATAAAAGTGTTGAAAATGAGCTAAATAGGGTCATTATTCATGGTGTTTTACACCTTTTGGGCTACGACGATCACACAGAGAAGGACAGGTCTGAAATGCGTGCCAAAGAAGACGTTTGCTTATCTTTGCTAGCTTAA
- a CDS encoding T9SS type A sorting domain-containing protein, whose protein sequence is MSSLFHSAQSLIFTALLSIFQISIASAQSLPAETHEHHDRYCRHYPEEVFVPKFAWRNDWQSPLVHKYDVTFYHLDINVSHTSVAVGGTVHIHGRVVAPVLDTFAFELITVQNISQIVFNGVTASNYSRVGDNVLVPVNPLMQGQNFVASITYQGTPPTGGFFSGVSNAYNSQYQKSVTWTLSEPFAAKDWFPVKQDLNDKADSVWVFITSPAGTKAGSQGLLTNVVSLPDGRVRHEWKSRYPIAYYLISFAVSDYQDYSIYAKPQALAGDSILVQNYIYNHPNYLPQQKSNIDKVVPMIELYSDLFTLYPFHQEKYGHAITQLGGGMEHQTMSTMGSFSFNLVAHELGHMWFGDNVTCATWSDIWINEGFATYSNYLAQYYINGPQSGNSFMVNTQNNVMSQPGGSVYVPPSEVNPNNIWRIFNGRLSYDKGAAIIHVLRHEINNDSLFFAVLQTFQTQFKDSTATGDDFRMVAEAVTGMNLVQFFDQWYYGEGYPRYAIAWWMEGNNLRMNVTQTTSSSTPLFKMTMSYRINFTDGSSEMIRLFQENNVMQFSIPVSKQVSSITVDPDNWTFEQVTGITVGNPERYNEAFFSLGPNPAQGTTRVYLPVSGNKYAELTVFDNSGKKIFATRLLPSDTTYEIAGLRPGVYFVRLNRNGVSHIEKLVMLQP, encoded by the coding sequence ATGTCTTCGTTGTTTCATTCAGCCCAAAGCCTGATTTTCACGGCGCTTTTAAGCATTTTTCAGATTTCTATTGCATCAGCTCAGTCGCTTCCTGCCGAAACGCATGAGCATCATGACCGTTATTGCCGACACTATCCGGAGGAAGTTTTTGTTCCCAAATTTGCCTGGCGCAACGACTGGCAAAGCCCGTTGGTACACAAATACGATGTCACGTTTTATCATCTGGATATCAATGTTTCGCACACTTCGGTTGCAGTGGGAGGAACGGTTCATATTCATGGCAGGGTTGTGGCTCCAGTGCTCGACACTTTCGCTTTCGAACTGATTACCGTCCAAAATATTTCGCAAATTGTTTTCAATGGCGTTACCGCCAGCAATTACAGCAGGGTAGGGGACAATGTGCTTGTGCCGGTGAATCCGCTGATGCAGGGTCAGAATTTCGTGGCTTCCATCACTTATCAGGGCACACCTCCCACAGGCGGATTTTTCTCCGGCGTGTCGAATGCCTACAACAGCCAATACCAGAAATCGGTTACGTGGACCTTATCCGAACCATTTGCCGCCAAGGACTGGTTTCCGGTGAAACAAGACCTGAACGACAAGGCCGACTCGGTTTGGGTGTTTATCACCTCGCCAGCGGGAACCAAAGCCGGATCGCAGGGTTTACTCACCAACGTGGTCAGTTTGCCCGACGGGAGGGTCCGACACGAATGGAAATCGCGCTACCCGATAGCCTATTATCTGATTTCTTTCGCCGTATCGGACTATCAGGACTACAGTATCTACGCCAAACCCCAGGCTTTGGCCGGTGATTCAATCCTGGTTCAGAACTACATCTACAACCATCCAAATTACTTACCCCAACAGAAAAGCAACATCGACAAGGTTGTGCCGATGATCGAGCTATATTCTGACTTGTTCACGCTTTATCCTTTTCATCAGGAAAAATATGGCCATGCCATCACGCAGCTTGGTGGAGGCATGGAGCACCAAACCATGTCGACCATGGGAAGCTTTTCGTTTAACCTTGTAGCCCACGAGCTGGGTCACATGTGGTTTGGCGACAATGTGACCTGTGCCACCTGGAGCGACATCTGGATCAACGAAGGTTTTGCCACCTACAGCAATTATCTGGCGCAGTATTACATTAATGGCCCGCAGTCGGGCAACTCATTCATGGTCAATACCCAAAACAATGTGATGTCGCAACCGGGAGGCAGCGTGTATGTGCCTCCGTCGGAAGTGAATCCCAACAACATCTGGCGAATTTTCAACGGCCGGCTCAGCTACGACAAAGGGGCTGCCATCATTCATGTGCTCAGGCACGAAATCAACAACGACAGCTTGTTTTTTGCGGTGCTTCAAACTTTTCAAACACAGTTCAAAGACAGCACGGCCACCGGTGACGATTTCAGGATGGTAGCCGAAGCAGTGACAGGCATGAATCTGGTTCAGTTTTTTGATCAATGGTATTACGGTGAAGGCTATCCCCGCTATGCCATTGCCTGGTGGATGGAGGGTAACAACCTCAGGATGAACGTTACTCAGACTACTTCCTCGAGCACGCCACTGTTCAAAATGACCATGTCGTACAGGATCAATTTTACCGACGGCAGCTCGGAAATGATCAGGCTTTTCCAGGAAAACAATGTGATGCAGTTCAGTATTCCTGTCAGTAAGCAAGTCAGCTCAATTACCGTAGATCCGGACAACTGGACATTCGAGCAGGTGACGGGCATCACCGTTGGAAATCCGGAGCGTTACAATGAGGCTTTTTTTAGTCTTGGACCCAATCCTGCACAGGGTACAACACGCGTTTATCTGCCTGTTTCGGGCAACAAGTATGCGGAGTTGACAGTTTTTGACAACAGCGGGAAAAAGATATTCGCAACGCGCCTCTTACCTTCGGACACAACCTATGAAATTGCAGGCCTGCGTCCCGGAGTTTACTTTGTCAGGCTAAACCGCAACGGGGTATCGCATATTGAAAAGCTGGTGATGCTCCAGCCCTAA